The Mobula birostris isolate sMobBir1 chromosome 1, sMobBir1.hap1, whole genome shotgun sequence genome contains a region encoding:
- the aldh6a1 gene encoding LOW QUALITY PROTEIN: methylmalonate-semialdehyde/malonate-semialdehyde dehydrogenase [acylating], mitochondrial (The sequence of the model RefSeq protein was modified relative to this genomic sequence to represent the inferred CDS: deleted 1 base in 1 codon) produces the protein MGLDGRRSGPMIIGGGWRLRGYVKALTGGPAPQWVGLSRFFVRPLPSFSCYRLVASIMAAILRIAFRHKLTPCLGRMCYSSSPPTTKLFINGKFIESNTSEWLDIHNPATNEVIGKVPKATQEEMLAAVNSCERAFVSWSETSVLTRQQIFLKYQQLIKENLVEIAKLITKEQGKTLADAEGDVFRGLQVVEHTCSITSLMLGETLPSITKDMDTFTYRLPLGVCAGITPFNFPAMIPLWMFPLALVCGNTYLLKPSERVPGAAMLLAKLLQDAGAPDGTLNIIHGQHDAVNFICDHPAIKAISFVGSNQAGEYIYTRGSKNGKRVQSNMGAKNHGVVMPDANKGNTLNQLVGAAFGAAGQRCMALCTAVLVGEAKTWLPELVEEAKKLRVNAGDQPDADLGPLISPQAKARVCDLVQSGLNEGATLLLDGRTIQVKGYENGNFVGPTILAGVKPHMKCYTEEIFGPVLIVLEADTLDEAVDIINQNPYGNGTAIFTTNGATARKYTHQVDVGQIGVNVPIPVPLPMFSFTGSRHSFRGDTNFYGKQGIQFYTQIKTVTSQWKEEDSTLSSPAVVMPTMGR, from the exons ATGGGTTTGGATGGACGTCGGAGTGGACCAATGATAATAGGCGGTGGGTGGAGGCTGCGCGGGTACGTCAAGGCGCTGACAGGAGGCCCCGCCCCCCAG TGGGTCGGCCTTTCGCGGTTTTTCGTGCGCCCTCTCCCCTCGTTCAGCTGTTATCGGCTGGTCGCTTCAATCATGGCAGCAATCCTCAGAATAGCCTTCAGGCACAAG CTCACTCCATGTTTGGGACGGATGTGCTACTCATCATCTCCA CCTACAACAAAATTATTTATTAATGGAAAGTTTATTGAATCAAATACTTCTGAATGGCTTGACATCCACAACCCT GCAACGAATGAAGTGATTGGCAAAGTCCCAAAGGCCACTCAGGAGGAGATGCTTGCAGCTGTGAATTCCTGTGAGCGAGCTTTTGTTTCATGGTCAGAAACGTCAGTACTGACTCGGCAGCAGATTTTCCTGAAATACCAGCAACTGATCAAAGAAAACCTG GTGGAAATTGCAAAGCTCATTACAAAAGAACAAGGAAAAACCTTGGCAGATGCTGAAGGGGATGTTTTCAGGGGCTTGC AGGTTGTTGAGCATACTTGCAGTATCACGTCTCTCATGCTTGGTGAGACCCTGCCCTCCATCACCAAAGACATGGACACGTTCACATACCGTTTGCCATTAGGAGTGTGTGCTGGCATCACCCCATTTAACTTCCCAGCTATGATTCCACTGTGGATGTTCCCTTTGGCTTTGGTCTGTGGAAACACCTACCTGCTTAAGCCATCAGAGCGAGTACCTGGAGCTGCCATGTTGTTGGCCAAGTTATTGCAAGATGCAGGAGCTCCAGATGGCACACTTAATATTATCCATGGTCAACATGACG CTGTGAACTTTATTTGTGATCACCCAGCTATCAAGGCTATCAGCTTTGTGGGGTCCAATCAGGCTGGCGAGTACATCTACACAAGGGGCTCCAAAAACGGCAAGAGAGTACAGTCCAACATG GGTGCTAAGAACCATGGAGTGGTGATGCCTGATGCCAACAAGGGGAACACTTTAAATCAGCTGGTTGGTGCAGCTTTTGGAGCAGCTGGGCAGCGTTGTATGGCTCTGTGTACTGCTGTCCTGGTTGGGGAAGCTAAAACTTGGCTGCCTGAACTGGTGGAAGAGGCGAAGAAATTGAGAGTCAATGCAG GTGACCAGCCAGATGCAGACCTTGGACCCCTCATCTCCCCTCAGGCAAAGGCCCGGGTGTGTGACCTGGTCCAGAGTGGGTTGAACGAGGGTGCTACACTACTGCTGGATGGACGGACTATCCAGGTGAAAGGATATGAAAATGGCAACTTTGTAGGACCCACCATCCTTGCTGGAGTCAAG CCTCATATGAAATGCTACACTGAGGAGATCTTTGGCCCAGTCCTGATTGTCCTTGAGGCAGACACGCTAGATGAAGCAGTTGATATCATCAACCAGAATCCATATGGAAATGGCACTGCCATCTTCACCACCAATGGTGCCACAGCTCGTAAATACACACACCAAGTTGACGTTGGGCAG ATTGGAGTGAATGTGCCTATCCCAGTTCCACTGCCCATGTTCTCATTCACTGGATCAAGGCACTCATTCAGAGGTGATACCAATTTTTACGGCAAACAG